The genomic DNA TCGCATCTAAATTCTTCTCCTTGCTTGCACTTTTGATTCAGATTGGAAACTTACTTCTTTCCATGTCACCCATAAAATTTTCGCCAAATAAAATGAAACCGTGGGTCATACCAATCAAATtacttcttttaaattttaatgaaaactTAATATTGGCCATGTTCGTTTGTTTAGTCTAAGAAACCAATCCATAAACGACTTCTGTTGGTGTGCTTCCCTCTGCTTATGGATTGGTTTCTTAATCTCTGTTTCTAAAGAGAAGTggagaatttgaaatgaaaagaTCTAAGTCTAAAGATAAGATCTACGTGGTTCTCATGAACCAGCTCTGTCAATTGACAAGATCCTTGCCTAGTATGGACCTCAAATGCTCTCCTTAAGAGCTTTGGTgagtttctttcttcatctGCCTTCTTTAATGCTGTTTTTGGTATGTCTTCGTACGCATGTTCTCTCTTCCTTTGTGACAGTAACTTGTGTGGCATTCAATCCTGTGTTTAAATCTGATGGGAAACACATTGTGAATGACCGACCCACTGCTGCAGAGGTCTCTCTTCTGTCATTGCCACTTTGTTATTAGAGACTTGTTTCTTTCAAAAGCTGCCttgcttcttttctttcaaatgcTAGCTCCACTAGTGAATGTTGTTCTGCTGTCCGTTTTCATTTGATTTGAACGTTTGAGGTCTTTTATTTTACTGACTCTATTACGGTCTTCTGCAGGTCATTAATGAGACCAACACATGGTTGGCCCTTAAACCAGAAGCTCTTCACATTGGATGTTATGTATCTGCATGACAAGCCAAGTCCTGATAATTCTCGAGATGTGTATGACTCTCTCGTCGATGCTGTAGAACATGTTTCAGAGTATAAATGTTACATCTTTGAGAGTGGTCAAGGGCTTGCACGGTCTGTTTTCAAGCCCATGTCAATGTTGTTATCTCATCCTCAACAAAGATGTGCTCAAGATGATCTTGACATCCCCAGGTCTATTGCAAAGAAGGTGCCTGTGACTGAAGGCGACAAATGCTGTAGATCATCACAATGGGAACAATATTCAGATCATAAGCTAACAAAAacactgttttttttctttttttcttgtatctttTGTTTATGATATGGTTGTAACTAATTAAAGTAACTCACTTAAAACTTACTCAAAAACATCCTTTCCACTAGAAAATTTCCAAGAAGATTGctcaatcatttaaatattaatttctaaacaattattaattattaataatctaaaatgacaaaacaattatttaaacaaatctAGAACAGACTTGAGgtattttctgtaaaaaaataagaatttttttttgttcatttggaCATTGAGTTTCTTGCTTGATGAGTCTAGAACAAGTTGTCACtagttttaattagtttaatactAAATATATGATGAGTTTAATTTTGAGTAATTTAATAGAGAGAGCTGCTCTTGATAAAAATAGGATATTATACTCGTTTCCTTCTTCattgcgtttttttttgtttgcttttggtAAAGTCGATACTACTTGTATGCTCTGGTCGCTTTTAATACCCACTTTCTATCATTTCTAGCTCGTAGTTGTGTGTTCCTCTTATTGTAAAAGCGTTATCCTCATCAACGGGACCCTTGGGATCGTCTAGCTAGTCATGTAAAGCCTCTGTCTTTTGTCTCTTTGTCGTGCTTCTGCAACTTCACTTCGATTCGCTTCTGTTCTGTTTCTAATTTTGTTCTGAGATTCATTTTCTCCTTTTAAGATTGGTTCCAGGCTTCCAGCTCTACCTCTCTTAATTTGTTACTATGTATCAGTGACCATCTTTCAtcaatttgtttcctttttaaaaaaaatccagtTGAGTTGAGTTGATGTTGCTTCACTTGTGGATCATACTGGTCAGAGTAAGTATACCTTCATTTAGCATAATTTCACCACTTATGCCCCAAAAGAACATACCTTTAATTTTACAACTTCACTTGGTTATGAGTTCTTAATTTGGGATGATGCAGCTTGCTTAATGATTAGAGTCTCTGTAAAGCTGTGTTCTTTCTTCATCGATTTGAGCAAGTGATTGTGGGCTTATTATTCGTTGAAGAATCTTGAGTTCTAGTTCCTTATTACCTACCATGGCAGGCAAACGAGACAATTTTGTGAGGTTAGTGCATAAATAGAGAGACTTGACATTCAAAATATTGATTTGCATTGAAGCACTCAAGTGAACATTTTGTTTGAACTATTGCATGACTCCTAATTGTTTGCTTGTTGGTGCACAATAATCTGAAAGTTGTGTTTGTTCATACTTTATAGGGTGGATGATTTGGACTCTAGGTTACCATCATCATCTGTAGCCTTCCAACAGAACTATGTTTCCAATTTCAGTGGACAACTTCATCCTATCCATGGAAGCAATGACACATCAAGATCCTTCAAGAAAGGTATCCAAAAGGGTTCCAAAGGGCTTAAGTCGATCGGCCGTTCACTTGGTTTCGGTGTTTATCGAGCAGTGTTCCCAGAAGACCTTAAAGTATCTGAAAAGAAGATATTTGATCCTCAGGATAAAATCCTTTTGTATTGCAACAAATTATTTGTTGCGTCATGTATTCTCTCAGTGTTTGTGGAtccttttttcttctatctCCCTGTGATTGATGGTGAGTCCATGTGCCTGGGGATTGACAGAAAACTGGCTATCACAGCAAGCACATTGCGGACTTTTATCGATGTGTTTTATCTCGCTCACATGGCTCTCCAGCTCAGGACTGCTTATATTGCACCGTCATCACGGGTCTTTGGTCGAGGTGAACTTGTGATTGATCCTGCACAGATAGCAAAGAGATATTTACAACGTTGGTTTATTATTGACTTCCTCTCAGTACTTCCTGCCCCTCAGGTTAATGAATATAAGCTTAGGATCTTTACAGTACTTTGTGTGGTGGAAAACATGTGATCAAACATCTCTGTTAAGAGCCTTGCTAGTTCTTGATTTACAGTATTCAGTTTTGTGTATGTGCAGATTGTAGTTTGGAGGTTCTTGCAAAGTTCAAATGGGTCGGATGTATTGGCTACAAAGCAGGCCTTGCTTTTCATTGTTTTGGTTCAGTATATACCGCGATTCCTACGCGTCTTACCCTTGACATCAGAATTGAAAAGGACTGCAGGTGTCTTTGCTGAAACTGCTTGGGCTGGTGCTGCTTATTATCTGCTTTTATATATGCTTGCAAGTCATGTGAGTATATAGCTTTCTCTCTTTATAATTtacattgctttttttttatcaatactTGCCCATTATACCGTGAGTTATGTGCCAGTGGCGCTAAAAGTGCAAAACCAGGAAATAatttcatttctgtttcattgttGTGAACTTATGTTCAAATACTTAGTCTCACAAGACATGTAAAGGAACTTATTGAGCTTTCTGGTTAAGCCGTTTCTGCTTACATGTGAATTGTGATGTTCTATGCAACCTTTCCTTTTATCTTTAGTTGATGTTTCATGGGATCTCATATGTCAAAAAATTTATGACGACCAACTCTTGATAGTATTAGCTTATTgagtttgttttgcttatgtaCTGTTCAATGACTTGGTTAAGTGCTATTTTGATTGAGCCACTGTTTCCTATCTTGCAGATAGTTGGAGCATTTTGGTACCTTTTAGCCGTAGAACGTAACGACACTTGCTGGCAGGAGGCCTGTAATGATGCAGGGAATTACAGCACGGATTTCTTGTACTGTGGCAATCAAAACATGGACGGCTATGCTGTTTGGAACAGAACCAAGGAATCTGTTCTTCAGTCCTACTGCCGAGCTGACCTCGATGATAATAATCCTCCATTTGACTTTGGGATTTATACACAGGCTTTATCGTCTGGAATTGTCTCGTCTCAAGACTTCATCGTGAAATATTGTTACTGTTTGTGGTGGGGACTTCAGAACTTGAGGTAACCATGTTAATTCCTTTTGTTCTGTAACAAATCAgtcaaaagtaaagaaaaacacTAATGCTACGATCTCATGTTTTCTCAAAGTTATGCGTCTATGAGTTTCAGATATTCATATAGTACTTTTCATTGTTGCACCACAGTACACTTGGACAAGGGCTTGAAACCAGTACATACCCAATGGAGATTATATTTTCCATATCTCTTGCCATTTCTGGGTTGATCCTCTTTGCTCTTCTCATCGGAAACATGCAGGTGAGTATTTATGGTGCAACCAGCAACCTTAACTACTTTCGTGATCAATTGAAATTTCTTGGTAGCTCTTTCAGTGGAAGCATCATGCATAATTTGTTTCCTCTGGATATAAGGGCTATCTAACAACATTTTTCAATCTTGGGACAGACATATCTCCAATCTCTTACCATCCGGCTCGAAGANGTAGAACGTAACGACACTTGCTGGCAGGAGGCCTGTAATGATGCAGGGAATTACAGCACGGATTTCTTGTACTGTGGCAATCAAAACATGGACGGCTATGCTGTTTGGAACAGAACCAAGGAATCTGTTCTTCAGTCCTACTGCCGAGCTGACCTCGATGATAATAATCCTCCATTTGACTTTGGGATTTATACACAGGCTTTATCGTCTGGAATTGTCTCGTCTCAAGACTTCATCGTGAAATATTGTTACTGTTTGTGGTGGGGACTTCAGAACTTGAGGTAACCATGTTAATTCCTTTTGTTCTGTAACAAATCAgtcaaaagtaaagaaaaacacTAATGCTACGATCTCATGTTTTCTCAAAGTTATGCGTCTATGAGTTTCAGATATTCATATAGTACTTTTCATTGTTGCACCACAGTACACTTGGACAAGGGCTTGAAACCAGTACATACCCAATGGAGATTATATTTTCCATATCTCTTGCCATTTCTGGGTTGATCCTCTTTGCTCTTCTCATCGGAAACATGCAGGTGAGTATTTATGGTGCAACCAGCAACCTTAACTACTTTCGTGATCAATTGAAATTTCTTGGTAGCTCTTTCAGTGGAAGCATCATGCATAATTTGTTTCCTCTGGATATAAGGGCTATCTAACAACATTTTTCAATCTTGGGACAGACATATCTCCAATCTCTTACCATCCGGCTCGAAGAAATGAGAGTAAAGAGGCGTGATTCAGAACAATGGATGCATCACAGAATGTTACCACAAGATCTCAGGGAGCGTGTGAGGCGCTATGACCAGTATAAATGGTTGGAGACACGTGGTGTAGATGAAGAGTATCTCGTTCAGAATCTCCCCAAGGATCTCCGGAGAGATATCAAGCGGCATCTTTGTCTGGCTTTAGTGCGCAGGGTAAGATCTCCCCCTGTTCCTTATATAAGCTTATAACAGTCGGCTCATAACTATAACTAGCTCTTGACCATCGACAACCTAGCTTTGTTCATGATACAGTTTCTTTTGGACATGCCTAGTAATACTGACATTTTACCATAATATTAGGTTCCATTGTTTGAGAGCATGGATGACAAGCTGCTGGATGCGATCTGTATGCGGCTGAAACCATGCTTGTTCACAGAGAGTACCTACCTAGTGCGGGAAGGAGACCCTGTAGACGAGATGCTATTCATAATACGTGGTCGCCTCGAGAGTGTGACAACAGATGGAGGCAGAAGCGGTTTCTTCAACCGCAGTCTCCTGAAAGAAGGAGAATTCTGCGGTGAAGAGCTTCTGACATGGGCATTGGATCCGAAGTCAGGTATAAATCTCCCGTCTTCAACGAGAACCGTGAAAGCTCTAACAGAAGTAGAGGCGTTTGCACTGACCTCAGAGGAGCTGAAGTTTGTCGCAAGCCAGTTCAGGCGCCTACACAGCAGGCAAGTGCAGCACACATTCAGGTTTTACTCTCACCAATGGAGGACTTGGGCTGCTTGCTTCATCCAGGCTGCCTGGCGCCGATActgcaagaggaagaagatggaagcAGCCGAGGCAGAAGCCGAGGCCGAGACCATGTCCAGCTCAACCAGCGGCTCTTCGTACTCCATCGGAGCTGCATTTCTTGTCAGTAAGTTTACTGCTAATGCACTTCGCACCATTCACAGGAACCGGAACACAAAGATTAGGGATTTAGTCAAGCTGCAGAAGCCTCCCGAGCCTGATTTCActgatgattgatgattgagCCGCTTGTAACATTGCTATTTTATAATCTATACGAACCACAATACCATTGTTGTAAACAAAATATTGCATTGGCTTTAGAGCTCTGCTTGTACTGTCTTGTAACTCTGTAGTATATATGAAAAgtgtagaagaaacaaaagctgGCATGGCCGTTGGATGATATAAATAGACAGCTAGGATCTTAAGCCGCTTAAAGAATGGGCTAATTGGGCTTTTCGTAGTTAAGCCCATAATACAATCACGGCGACATGCTCCGTTTCCAAACTAACAAAGCTGCGGTTTCAGTGAAAGATCGATCggacttggagaagaagacgcgagaggagaagagaagagaagatggtTGGAGCGAATCTGAAAGCGGAGACGATGGCTCTAATGGACAAGAGAGCAGCGATGGAGACGGAGATGAACTCTATTGTCCAACGTCTCTGCAATCCCGGCGGTCCTGGTCTCTCCGGCAACCTCATCGACTCTGAGGTACTGTATCTGCCTCACACTCTTCTTTTGTAGTCTTAACTGAGacgttttgttgttttgctcCGTTGATTCGTTTGTTTATGACAGGGATTCCCGCGGGAAGATATTGACATTCCGATGGTGAGAGCTGACCGTCGTCGTCTTGCTGGTGAtttctcttttctgtttttgtcttaTGTTGAATTAGTCCATAGTTAGGGCGAGATTACGAGTCCAAGGCAGGGCTGAACTTAGAGAACTCTTAGGAAACATAGCAAAATCGTACTGAGgtgtttttatagttttgtgaGCTAGAGATGAGATTGGAAGGAATCAAGCTTGATTTTGTATTATTAGAATGGATGTGTAGCTTGTATAGCGAACCAATTGTTAAGTTTTGCTGCACTGCTCCTTGTGCTTTGAGTTGGTTTATTTCTCTGATATAGTTTCTGCACTCACACAGAGTTAAAGAGTGAGCACAGCGAGATAACGGAAAAGATAAATGTGAACATTCAAATTCTTCATTCAGTGAGGCCTACAGCTAGAGCTTCATCCACAAAAGATTCAGGTTTGACTTAAAAGGAAGCTTCAAACTTACAGCTTGAAATCTTTGGTTTCCTTAATCATCTTTTCTAATCTGGTCCTATGGCACTGTTAGAGgttcatttatattttaataccATTTGACATTGGTACAAAGCTTATGAGTAGGAAATGATGCAGGTTCAGAGGAAACAAGCTTGTCAGGCGCAGTGACTTCCTTATCTGCCTCCATGCAGACATCTGGCTTCAGTGTTACTTCCCGTCCCATGGATGTGGATGTGGTTACTAGTATTCCCTTTGCCATGGTTGATGAGATAACCGAGTCATCTCCAGCAGCAGAGGATGGATTACAGCTTGGAGATCAGCTTGTGAAATTTGGCAACGTGGAGGGTGGTGACAGCCTGTTGCAAAGGCTTGCTGCTGAAGCTCAGTCTAACCAGGGACAAGCAGTTTCTGTTCAAGTTTTGAGGCAAGGTGCAAAAGTTGATTTATCTGTCACACCAAGGATATGGCAAGGCAGAGGTCTATTGGGGTACATACTGATACTGCTTAATGCTAATACATTTCAATAGTTGATCTATTCACAAAGAAGGAAGAACCTAATCTCGTATGAAttgatatatatagttaacATTTTCCCATATGATTTTCCTCCATTGCAGGTGTCATTTCCGATTGGTATGAGCTCCTTTCTTGGATTATCGTTTGGAGATCTGGATATGGTGAAAGGAACCCAACTAAAATAGTATTTGGTCTGTACAATTAAGAGGCTTCCTTCCTCATCTAATTCTTAACAATGGTTTAGGTGGATTAAACAAAGGATAATTGAAATTCCAATCATTGAGTTTTTTTACCCATTTCATTGGTACCCTTGACAAAATTAGGTAGTTGATGATCAACGCACTAAGAATAGGTGGGTGCGGTGGTGGTAATGTTAACGTCATGCTATTCATGTAGCACGGTCTcatgaatatttattttatttatgcaATTCAGGTGAGAATTTGGAAGTTTTAATATGTTAGGTTCGAACCAGGCGCTAGTTTTGGTTAAGTGAAACATTTATACACCCCATGTTTCCAAACCGGATGCTCTATGTACAAAAAGGGTTATCACTGATGAAATAACATCTGCAGTGCCAGTTCACACGATGTCAAGTAGGGGGTTCAAGCTTAGCTTGCTTGTGTCTACTAGCTGCATGCCTTTTTATCTACGAATATTCCTTACTGTCATTCATTGTGGTGTGTACGTTCAGGAGGTTGTTTGAACTCTTTTTGCTTTCGGGTGCTTTGGCCAAACATGTGGCCTACGTGTCTTAGTAGAAGACAGGCCATCAGGTTCTTGCTATGATTCTGGTTCACCCTTTTTGACTTATGGAAGCATCTTTGACCAAGTGTCTCATAGGTTTAAGCAGCTGTGCAAAACGAAGCGGAACGTGTGCCCTGATAAGTGTCCCATTCTCTGTGTATTCCTATATACGCAACAAACACAAGACATAAGAATCAAATGAGTTATCTGAACAAATATAGGAAACCAAGTAAGATATACAGTCATCTACTCACCGTTTCTTTCACCATTCCAACCTTGTGTATAGTACTCAGAAGGTCCCCTTTATCAAATGGCAGAAGGGCTTCAACCCAAACCATTGAATCCTGTTACAGATTTTAAGAACTATATTTCTAATGTGCCACAATTATGAACccccaaaaaaatcaatatattttgatgaaatgCCAAACCTTAAGCTTCTCATGAACAGCATTGCAGAAGTCATCTAGTCCTTCTCCAGTCAGAGCAGATATACAAATAGTATCCCCACTTTCCTCTGCTTCCAGCTTGACCTTTTGAGGATCATCTACTCTATCAACCTAAATCAAGGAATAAAGAGTATTATAACGTTGTTCCCACGTAATGGAACTACAATCATATCCGTCTCTAAAACTATATACATTACCTTATTCCAAACAACCAATTTTGGGATTGAAACAACATCGAGTTCAGACATAACCTTTTCCACAGCTTCTATTTGTTGCTGTACCAGTGGGTGGCTAAACATATTTCAAGCATGTTATCATCAAGAGGTGAAAATATGAATGATGGATTGACCCAATTTAACCAGGGTCTAAAGATGCCAAACCTGATGTCAACAACATGCACCAAAAGGCTTGACTCTGATATTTCTTCGAGTGTTGCTCTGAAAGCAGCAACCTGCAAGACACTTTTCAGCTAAGTTACACACGGTATTAACACAAGCCTTCTACAATTTTATTAGACACTCATGAGAGTATTAATAAAGCACATGAAGAACATGTTAGTTTAATTGAGTTCTAGCCATTAGGATCTTACCAGGGTGGTTGGTAACTTTTGGATAAAACCAACGGTATCTGTGAGAAGAAACTCCTTTCCGTTGTGCATCTGACAAAAAGGGACACAGAAAAGAAATCTCATGTCCAAACTTGATACCACATAAAAATACAACTTTTCACGCTATTGCATATCAATAGTTAATGACGATATATTGTCAGGTTAAAAGAAAAGTTACATGATGGCAGTGCAGGACCACAGTACAATTACTTAACACATCACATTGAACATGTCATTCATTAGGTAATGTGGGCATATGTATTATTTAAAGTATAATATAAGACACAACTGTCTCCCAAAGAAGGTAGAA from Camelina sativa cultivar DH55 chromosome 2, Cs, whole genome shotgun sequence includes the following:
- the LOC104734969 gene encoding probable cyclic nucleotide-gated ion channel 5, with product MAGKRDNFVRVDDLDSRLPSSSVAFQQNYVSNFSGQLHPIHGSNDTSRSFKKGIQKGSKGLKSIGRSLGFGVYRAVFPEDLKVSEKKIFDPQDKILLYCNKLFVASCILSVFVDPFFFYLPVIDGESMCLGIDRKLAITASTLRTFIDVFYLAHMALQLRTAYIAPSSRVFGRGELVIDPAQIAKRYLQRWFIIDFLSVLPAPQIVVWRFLQSSNGSDVLATKQALLFIVLVQYIPRFLRVLPLTSELKRTAGVFAETAWAGAAYYLLLYMLASHIVGAFWYLLAVERNDTCWQEACNDAGNYSTDFLYCGNQNMDGYAVWNRTKESVLQSYCRADLDDNNPPFDFGIYTQALSSGIVSSQDFIVKYCYCLWWGLQNLSTLGQGLETSTYPMEIIFSISLAISGLILFALLIGNMQTYLQSLTIRLEEMRVKRRDSEQWMHHRMLPQDLRERVRRYDQYKWLETRGVDEEYLVQNLPKDLRRDIKRHLCLALVRRVPLFESMDDKLLDAICMRLKPCLFTESTYLVREGDPVDEMLFIIRGRLESVTTDGGRSGFFNRSLLKEGEFCGEELLTWALDPKSGINLPSSTRTVKALTEVEAFALTSEELKFVASQFRRLHSRQVQHTFRFYSHQWRTWAACFIQAAWRRYCKRKKMEAAEAEAEAETMSSSTSGSSYSIGAAFLVSKFTANALRTIHRNRNTKIRDLVKLQKPPEPDFTDD
- the LOC104734986 gene encoding 26S proteasome non-ATPase regulatory subunit 9 — its product is MVGANLKAETMALMDKRAAMETEMNSIVQRLCNPGGPGLSGNLIDSEGFPREDIDIPMVRADRRRLAELKSEHSEITEKINVNIQILHSVRPTARASSTKDSGSEETSLSGAVTSLSASMQTSGFSVTSRPMDVDVVTSIPFAMVDEITESSPAAEDGLQLGDQLVKFGNVEGGDSLLQRLAAEAQSNQGQAVSVQVLRQGAKVDLSVTPRIWQGRGLLGCHFRLV